One genomic window of Mus musculus strain C57BL/6J chromosome 4, GRCm38.p6 C57BL/6J includes the following:
- the Hspb7 gene encoding heat shock protein beta-7, with protein sequence MSHRTSSAFRAERSFRSSSSSSSSSSSSASRALPAQDPPMEKALSMFSDDFGSFMLPHSEPLAFPARPGGQGNIKTLGDAYEFTVDMRDFSPEDIIVTTFNNHIEVRAEKLAADGTVMNTFAHKCQLPEDVDPTSVTSALREDGSLTIRARRHPHTEHVQQTFRTEIKI encoded by the exons ATGAGCCATCGGACCTCCTCCGCCTTCAGAGCGGAGAGAAGCTTccgttcctcttcctcctcctcctcctcctcttcttcttcggCCTCCCGTGCCCTTCCAGCCCAGGACCCACCCATGGAGAAGGCTTTGAGCATGTTTTCAGACGACTTTGGCAGTTTTATGCTGCCCCACTCGGAGCCCCTGGCCTTCCCAG CCCGTCCCGGGGGCCAAGGAAACATCAAGACCCTCGGGGATGCCTACGAGTTTACAGTGGACATGAGAGACTTCTCCCCTGAAGACATCATTGTCACCACCTTCAACAACCACATCGAGGTGCGGGCTGAGAAG CTGGCAGCTGATGGCACAGTCATGAACACCTTTGCTCACAAGTGCCAACTACCAGAGGATGTGGACCCAACATCGGTGACCTCGGCCCTTCGAGAGGATGGTAGCCTCACCATCCGGGCGCGGCGCCACCCCCACACAGAACATGTCCAGCAGACCTTCCGGACTGAGATAAAAATCTGA
- the Gm42337 gene encoding uncharacterized protein Gm42337: MASAQLSDIRQAPSPTAHDFQCSVDFRDVHNTGTHPNAYPHSVRLPVRDTSRSPPPAPRRPALRPHAAAARPPAAAGARGQGAVTARRRGRRCHQPRCHPAREATRAPSAARVHGHPSGPLPPPRGPAAPSARASPPPHNRPGVPWPRSPAASGPASRDFRTAGAARASPAMSRTPPQMEVHHGREKAGGSASQQTKGAAMLEPGGTDLAGFPAGTSVAGAALVRGARPPAGACAVPAERIKPSNSDWVNKLLSGLLGADS, encoded by the exons ATGGCCTCAGCCCAGCTCTCTGACATCAGGCAGGCCCCCTCTCCCACTGCCCATGACT TTCAGTGCAGCGTGGACTTCCGAGATGTCCACAACACTGGCACTCACCCCAACGCATACCCCCACTCAG TGCGGCTCCCGGTCCGGGACACATCCAGGTCGCCCCCACCAGCCCCGCGCCGCCCCGCACTTCGCCCCCACGCGGCCGCAGCACGCCCACCCGCCGCAGCCGGCGCGCGGGGTCAGGGGGCGGTGACAGCCCGGCGGCGGGGGCGGAGATGCCACCAGCCGCGGTGTCACCCAGCCCGGGAGGCGACTCGCGCCCCGTCGGCCGCGCGGGTGCATGGCCACCCCTCCGGGCCGCTCCCGCCGCCCCGGGGCCCCGCGGCGCCCTCCGCCcgggcctcccctcccccacacaaccGTCCCGGCGTCCCGTGGCCCCGGTCCCCGGCCGCCTCGGGTCCCGCCTCCCGGGACTTCCGGACCGCTGGCGCCGCCCGGGCCTCACCTGCCATGTCCCGAACCCCACCACAGATGGAGGTGCATCACGGCCGCGAGAAGGCCGGGGGCAGCGCTTCACAGCAGACAAAGGGCGCCGCCATGTTAGAACCGGGCGGAACCGACCTCGCTGGCTTCCCGGCTGGGACTTCCGTCGCTGGCGCAGCGCTCGTCCGAGGTGCGCGACCGCCGGCAGGCGCATGCGCCGTGCCAGCCGAAA ggatcaaacccagcaACTCGGACTGGGTAAATAAATTACTCAGTGGCCTGTTGGGAGCCGACTCCTAG
- the Srarp gene encoding steroid receptor-associated and regulated protein, with the protein MAFSKDPRRTSLRDSSVEMSSGTQPSCAPKAMPTAHVTFLIDCATGKQVSLAASTAPPHASRANQGCVAPPMKTFVMFRGKTTMLGTQNISLSRGALDGAKDTLPPYRGLGAPHSLPASLPGPQNDPKAQGSSLKPGATEKHSTREKVKHSLKALTCLCGQVE; encoded by the exons ATGGCTTTCTCAAAGGACCCCAGGAGAACCAGCCTTAGGGATTCTAGTGTGGAGATGAGCTCTG GTACGCAGCCGTCCTGCGCACCCAAGGCCATGCCCACAGCTCACGTCACTTTCCTTATTGACTGTGCAACTGGGAAACAAGTCTCCCTGGCAGCATCCACGGCGCCACCCCACGCATCAAGAGCCAATCAGGGATGTGTCGCCCCACCCATGAAGACCTTCGTTATGTTCCGTGGAAAAACCACGATGCTTGGGACTCAGAACATTTCTCTCAGTCGCGGAGCCCTTGACGGAGCCAAGGATACCTTGCCACCCTACAGAGGACTCGGGGCTCCACATTCGCTCCCTGCCAGCCTACCTGGTCCCCAGAATGATCCTAAAGCCCAGGGGAGCTCCCTGAAGCCTGGAGCTACTGAAAAGCACTCAACCCGGGAGAAGGTCAAACACTCACTGAAGGCTCTGACCTGTCTCTGCGGGCAGGTGGAGTAG